In Planctomycetota bacterium, the following are encoded in one genomic region:
- a CDS encoding radical SAM protein produces MSKPNNLYLEICGGCNNNCISCPTPWNNEILSFEEIKDFIDTNAGEGSTIAITGGEPTTHPDFIRIMEYAGNSGRKVNLLTNGRKFCDYEFAESALKSGVGTIYIALHGPDPEIHNRITRSPGSFEETTTGIKNLFILTALGYPGNIVLKLLVSRMNIKYFMDSVRFINDNFPRPECLFVEITDIIYKALNSKDDLLITFTEAAPHIDKGVKFGLAHGQNIILLDIPPCVFPDPRFYYRLLLPLIKETRSIYGPMRHPQNMGLKKMTVKSGLCPGCEADKFCAGVWRSYGELAGLAELKPIRRLKLPVWIRGASRLM; encoded by the coding sequence ATGTCTAAACCGAACAACCTTTACCTTGAGATATGCGGTGGATGTAATAATAACTGCATCTCCTGTCCTACTCCTTGGAATAATGAAATACTATCATTTGAGGAAATAAAAGATTTCATTGACACGAATGCCGGAGAAGGTTCAACTATTGCGATTACCGGCGGAGAGCCGACAACTCATCCTGATTTTATAAGAATTATGGAATATGCCGGCAACTCCGGACGAAAAGTAAATTTATTAACCAATGGCCGCAAATTTTGCGACTATGAGTTCGCTGAATCCGCGCTTAAATCAGGTGTTGGAACTATTTATATCGCCTTGCATGGCCCTGACCCTGAGATTCATAATCGGATAACCCGCTCCCCCGGTAGTTTTGAAGAAACAACCACAGGGATAAAAAACCTTTTTATTCTAACGGCGCTTGGCTATCCGGGTAACATTGTCCTGAAATTACTCGTTTCCAGGATGAACATAAAATATTTTATGGACAGTGTCCGATTTATAAACGATAATTTCCCCCGTCCGGAATGTTTGTTTGTGGAAATCACGGATATAATATACAAGGCCTTAAACAGCAAAGACGATCTTTTAATAACCTTTACTGAAGCGGCGCCCCATATTGATAAGGGGGTGAAATTTGGTCTGGCCCACGGCCAGAATATTATTCTTTTGGATATTCCTCCTTGTGTATTTCCGGATCCGCGGTTTTATTATCGTCTTCTTTTACCTCTTATAAAAGAAACCCGATCAATCTATGGACCAATGCGCCATCCTCAGAATATGGGCTTGAAGAAAATGACTGTTAAATCGGGTTTATGTCCGGGATGCGAAGCAGACAAATTCTGCGCCGGGGTCTGGCGTTCCTACGGGGAATTGGCGGGGCTCGCGGAATTAAAACCTATCAGGCGGTTAAAATTACCGGTATGGATTAGAGGTGCGTCCCGATTGATGTAA
- a CDS encoding prepilin peptidase — MNERFFIQCAITLAMTLIFGIYFSYTDITRRTIPNRPLLIFLIFGLFANMLTIFTGTNTTGDILLALTLASGLGFGSYYFNLWHGGDGKLFIAATLNITPLALYPLKLVIFNFCLSLALCYLLLFLWLLFKSIIRGKLWIVLLRTGWAVFSVERLCQAIFTYSVSLIIQLNIDVTLRTVVIYLLFYLIQSRLNRYFTGRIKIWHIYALLAIGLLALIKTTNNAFPLINLLHLFGFIFLVTLYFSLDFFSHLAFFAPDGLKAGMELAYNLYKSGRKIIGSPFIRNDAEIVMKAPKELTESDINYLKEKEREQKMLRIPVRGAAQSIPFAPFIIASALFILLKLLLQQLR; from the coding sequence ATGAATGAAAGATTTTTTATCCAATGTGCTATTACCCTGGCGATGACCCTGATTTTCGGGATATACTTTTCTTATACCGACATCACCCGCCGGACAATCCCCAACCGTCCTTTGCTCATCTTCTTAATCTTCGGCCTATTCGCCAATATGCTGACCATTTTTACCGGAACAAATACAACCGGGGATATTCTTCTCGCCTTAACATTGGCGTCAGGGCTGGGATTCGGCTCATACTATTTCAACCTCTGGCATGGAGGCGACGGTAAACTTTTTATCGCCGCCACCCTGAATATCACTCCTCTGGCGTTATATCCTCTTAAACTGGTTATTTTTAATTTCTGTTTATCCCTGGCTCTCTGTTACCTTCTGCTGTTCTTATGGTTATTGTTCAAATCTATCATTAGAGGAAAACTCTGGATTGTTCTTCTTAGAACCGGCTGGGCCGTCTTTTCCGTAGAACGGTTATGTCAGGCAATCTTTACGTATTCGGTGTCATTGATCATCCAGCTCAACATAGATGTCACCTTGCGGACGGTTGTGATATACCTGCTGTTTTACCTTATCCAGAGCCGGCTTAATCGTTATTTCACCGGCCGGATTAAAATCTGGCATATTTACGCACTTCTGGCTATCGGGCTTCTGGCATTAATCAAAACAACCAATAACGCTTTTCCGCTTATTAATCTGTTACACTTATTTGGGTTTATCTTCCTGGTTACTTTATATTTTTCGCTGGATTTCTTCTCACATCTGGCATTCTTTGCGCCTGATGGCTTAAAAGCCGGCATGGAATTGGCGTATAACCTGTACAAGTCAGGCCGGAAAATTATCGGCAGCCCTTTCATCCGCAATGATGCGGAAATAGTAATGAAGGCGCCTAAAGAATTAACCGAGTCCGATATCAATTACCTGAAAGAAAAAGAGCGGGAACAGAAGATGTTGCGAATCCCTGTCCGGGGCGCGGCCCAGTCAATTCCTTTTGCCCCGTTCATAATCGCTTCGGCATTGTTTATTTTGCTAAAACTCTTATTACAGCAGTTAAGATAA
- a CDS encoding radical SAM protein, whose protein sequence is MANRCYLELCYTCNSRCLSCPTPWEGGILPFDKIKEFLDDKVQPGTIVAVNGGEPTIHPDFINIIAYAHKLGAHLSLLTNGRRFSDREFADASVKAGLYGICIPLHGPNEEIHEQLTRSKGSFTETVAGIKNILGIKTSGAPVTVTLKLLISKINIERLPETVRFVDDEFPGLNLVMLCAMDIVCKAEENKDKLLLTLTEAVPYVAQAVEIGLAKGLNLQLKDIPPCIFPNPEFYYPVVYQTQPEESQVIYGPTRYQENFLLDGTAVKAESCRQCEADKFCAGVWESYAQVVGFDELKPIKNLKPPFCIRR, encoded by the coding sequence ATGGCTAATCGTTGTTATCTGGAACTCTGTTACACCTGCAACAGCCGGTGCCTGAGTTGTCCCACGCCCTGGGAGGGCGGTATATTGCCCTTTGACAAGATAAAAGAGTTTCTGGATGATAAGGTGCAGCCAGGCACGATTGTGGCCGTCAACGGCGGCGAGCCAACGATCCATCCTGATTTCATTAATATTATTGCTTACGCCCATAAATTGGGCGCCCATTTGAGTTTATTGACCAACGGCCGGCGGTTCTCTGACCGGGAATTTGCTGATGCTTCTGTCAAAGCCGGGCTCTACGGTATCTGCATCCCCTTGCACGGGCCCAATGAGGAAATCCACGAGCAACTTACCCGGTCCAAAGGCAGTTTTACCGAGACCGTGGCCGGCATCAAGAATATCCTGGGAATAAAAACCAGCGGCGCGCCGGTAACCGTTACCTTGAAATTACTTATATCCAAAATAAATATAGAGCGCCTGCCGGAGACCGTCAGGTTCGTAGACGATGAATTCCCCGGTCTCAATCTGGTGATGCTCTGCGCAATGGATATCGTCTGCAAGGCAGAGGAAAACAAGGATAAGTTATTGCTGACGCTGACCGAGGCGGTTCCTTATGTGGCTCAGGCCGTGGAAATCGGATTGGCCAAGGGGCTGAATCTCCAACTCAAGGATATCCCGCCCTGTATCTTTCCTAATCCTGAATTTTATTACCCGGTGGTCTATCAGACGCAACCTGAAGAATCGCAGGTTATCTATGGTCCGACCCGTTACCAGGAAAACTTTCTCCTGGACGGGACGGCCGTTAAGGCGGAATCCTGCCGGCAATGCGAAGCAGACAAATTCTGCGCCGGCGTCTGGGAATCTTATGCACAAGTGGTTGGATTTGACGAACTTAAGCCCATAAAAAACCTAAAACCGCCGTTTTGTATAAGGCGTTAA
- a CDS encoding GxxExxY protein, with the protein MTTDYIYKDLTYKIIGALFEVHNNLGHVHKENIYHGAIKIEFQLQDIPFVGEKTLEVKYKEQKVGAYRPDFIIDDKVILEIKAVPVLSKAMADQMYYYVKGSKYKLALLVNFGTPKLSIKRRIYT; encoded by the coding sequence ATGACTACAGATTATATTTATAAGGATTTAACCTATAAAATTATCGGGGCGCTTTTTGAGGTGCATAATAATTTGGGTCATGTTCATAAGGAGAATATTTATCACGGGGCGATTAAAATAGAGTTCCAACTCCAGGATATTCCTTTTGTTGGCGAGAAAACGCTTGAAGTGAAATACAAGGAACAAAAAGTTGGCGCCTATCGGCCGGATTTTATAATTGACGATAAGGTTATTCTTGAGATAAAAGCCGTCCCTGTTTTATCTAAAGCAATGGCAGACCAAATGTATTATTATGTAAAAGGTTCAAAGTATAAACTTGCGCTATTGGTCAACTTTGGTACTCCTAAATTGTCTATAAAAAGAAGGATTTATACTTAA